AGAGTTGTCTTGGTACCACGACTGTAGCAACAAAAGATGACACTGTTGATCTTACAGCACAGCAGCATCAGTATTCTCTGAAAAAATATCACTCATCCCAGCAAGTAGAAGCTCCTCTTAAAAATGGAAATCTTGGCTCAATCTCCTTGTTTTCTTCACTagagaaaacaaaagtcaaCATTGAGCCCAGTGCAAGAACAAATCTTTCTATTAAAATGCACTGCCAAAGTCCACAAGTGAAATGTTCACTGGGTACTCTTAATTGTGAAAACCCCATGATTAGAACACAAACTCCAGGTTATTCAATCGAACACCAGCAGCAATTCACTTCTCCCACAACAGTTCTACCCAGGCGTCCACCTACAGATGATGAAATACATAAACTAATTGCTGAAGAGCTCGAAGGTTATAAAAGAAATGAGAATTCCAAAAGAAATGAGAATTCCAGAAGAAATGCTCATCTTTCTGATACACTTGCCTCCAACAAAGCAAGACATGTAGGCAGTGGCGTACATCACAGATCTGCAACAGGACACACACTTCCAGCATACAGTTCAAAGGACTCCAGAGGAAATGCTGACTTACCTTGGACATGTGGTCAGTCAACAGTTACAACAGCAACACATTCAACAGGTACACAAGTCTCCATTGTAACAAAACGTGTGGGTGAAACTATGCCCACAATAGTGATGTTCATTTAGATTACTTTGAAGATAAAATATGTGTTGATTCAAATTCCAGGAGTTTCCATAATAAACGGTTTGAAgtacactgaacaaaaatttAAACACTTTTGTTGCACCCATTTTTCATGTGCTGAACTCAAGGATCTAAAACATTTTCTCTATACATAAAATCACCATTTCTCTCATTGTTCACAAATCTGTCTAAATCTGTGTTAGTGAGCACTTCCTTTGCCGAGATAATCCATCCCCCCTCACAGGTGTGGCATAACAAGATGCTGATAGGCTGGTCACTCTGAAATGTGCAGTTTTGTGTTATTGGGGGTCAGAAAACCAGTCAGTAACTGATGTGACCACCATTTGCCTCACGCAGTGCAACACATCTCCTTTGCATAGAGTTGATCAGGTTGTTGACTGGCCTGTGGAATTTTGGTTCACTCCTCGTCAATGGCTGTGCGAAGTTGCTGGATATTGGCAGGAACTAGAGCACACTGTTGCATACGCCGACCCAGAGCATCCAAAACATGCTCAATGAGTGTCCAGTGATTATGCTGGCCATGCAAGAACTGGGACGTTTTCAGCGTCCAGGAATTGTTTACAGCTCCTTGCAACATGGGGCTGTGCATTATCATGCTGCAACATGAGGTGATGGTTGTGGATGAATGGCACAACAATGGGCCTCAGGATCTCGTCATGAGATTCATCCGTGAAGAGAACACCTCTCCAACGTGCCAGACGCCATCGAATGTGAGCATTTGCCCACTCAAGTCGGTGACGATGACAAACTGCAGTCAGGTCTAGACCCCGATGAGGACGAGGAGCATGCAGATGTGCTTCCCTGAGACGGTTTCTCATAGTTTGTGAAGAAAACCTATGGTTATGCAAACCGATTGTTGCAGCAGCTGTCCGGCTGGCTGGTCAGACAATCATGGAGGTGAACATGCTGTATGTGGAGGTCCGTGGTGGTTGGTGTGGTTACATGTGGTCTGCGGTTGTGAGGCTGGTTGGATGTACTGCCAAGTTATCTGAAACGCCTTGGGAGACGGCTTATGGTAGAGAAATTACATTCCTGCAGTCAGCATGCCGATTGCACACTCCCTCAAAACTTGTGACATCTGTGGCATTGTGATGTGTGATAAAACTGCACATTTCAGAGTAACCTTTTATTGTGGCCAGCCTAAGGCACTCCTTCACAAAATTGTCTGTCTGATCAGCATCTTGATATTCCACACCTGTGAGGTGGGATGGATTATCTCGCCAATGAGAAGTGCTCATGAACACGGATTTAGATTTGTGAACAATATTTGAGAGaaattgtgattgtgtgtaTATGAGAACGTTTTAGATCTTTGAGTTCAGGTCATGAAAAATGGGAGCAAAAACAAGTGTTGCGTTTATACTTTTGTTAGGTGTACATACAGTAAGGTATGCCCCTATTCATTATTCTTTAACTGCATTGAAGGAGCTGATTGCTAGTCTGGAAAAAGTAGCAACTATTACACAGATGGACAAATCTTCTAAAGTCATAATGCAACAGTATTGGAACGGAGATATCGATAACCTTCGTCTCTTTACATCCACAGAATATCCACAAATTATGATGGAAGTTGCGCCAACATGCACAAAGAATGAAGATGACAGTCCAGTGGTTCTCACCTCAACATCTGGAATGACGATGATTGACCTGACCAAGAAGAAACCCAACTACATATCAGCAGAATATATCAACAAGAATATGCATGATGCACACAATGTGCCTGGCATTTCTTGGGCTCCCAACCCCATTGTGAGTACAGGTTATGACGATGTCCATGCTGTAACTGATGTTTCAGTGGAGAATCGCACCAAGCCAAGTTCAGTAATGACTGGAAGTGACACATCACTTTATAGAATTCAAGACATTatgcaaaagaaaaggaaaaacagcaaaGATCACCTTTGTCCTATTACTGATCAGGAAGTAGTTACACATTCTAAGAAGACATCATCAATTGGTCAAATTCAGATTCTTAATGTTATGTCAATGTCTGGAGACCAAATAAAACAGCTGTGGGACCTGCCAAGTTGTGAACGTGTGATGGATTCAGGTTCTgtgaatccacacacacatttcagccCAGAACCTCCTGAAAGAAGTGACAAAGTCCAGCAATCAGCTCTGTCACATCAAAGCCAGAGGTTAGGAGCGCAAACCCCAAACATTCTTAAATGCCCAGAATATGAAGACATATCAGATTATGAACTAATGCCTGCCATACACACAGATCTCCCATGCACAGAACATGTGGATTTAGACGTCCTTGTTTGTCATGAAAATCAACAGATGGAGAAATTAAATGCAGAAACTCATCTGAAAGGAACCAACAGAAAACGTTCACAATTTGAAAATGAAGGCCAGTTTCAAATGAAGGGGGACAACATTTCAGATGATACATCTAGAGAACAAAACTGCTCTTGTCCTTGTTTTGTTGAAACTGATAGTGGATTTCAACAAGTATTATGTCCTAAATGTGACCGTGAAAGACACTTTCTTTCATGTAGTCCTGATAATTTGAGTGATGGAGATGAGACTGATGAGATGGATGATTACATGGTCGTACCTTTAAGCATGATAGACCTTGAATATGAATCCGCCGAAGAAATCCACGATTTCCCAGAGAACACCATACCAGATGACAGTCAAAGTGAAGATATAGAATTTCAAAGTGCTTCAGAATCTTCAACCGCTTCCGTGCCTTCCCCGATAGAAGTTTTTGACACCATTGCAAGCTTTATACTATCAAAAAGGACCACAGTTCAGTTTCCTCCAGATAGGAGCACACCAGACCATGAAATGAACTCGGATACTGGAGGATCTCATACACCTCGGCACATGATAGGGTCCCACTCTGAGCATGAAGACAGCAGTGAAACAGAGAACAGTTGTGATTATTCATCGGAAGCAGAACACAACTATTTGACAGCCTCTAAGTGTGTCTTTAAAAAGAGGTCAGCACCAGCTACAGATCAGTCTgcagatgaaaaagaaaatgaacctAATAAGGCAACGAGTGTGCAAAACGGTCAAAGGAAGAGCTCAGTCAAGCTGGGCTGTATTCAAAAACTTAAAGCGCTTATCAAATCTAATGCTTGCTCAAAGGGTGCCAAATCAAAGACTAACAGCCAGAGGAACTCAAAAGCACAAGGTAAATTTGTTGATTCTGACTGGGAGGATGAAAGTGACTACAACTGCAAAATAAAGGCAAAACGGAAGAGGTTGTCTTCTTCAAGCTCAGTGGGCAGTCCAGAAGCATCTTGCAGTCAACAAAGAGGGCATCCACATCAAACTGTGGACAGTCAGTCACCACAGAGTGGGTCTGAACTTCATGAGACACAGTTCAAAGAAGTGATTAAGACTGTTGGCTCAAGTGGAGCTGACCCAGATCATGTTCAGCATGCAGCTAACAGAAAGGATATCCCAAAAGACGGTATAATAATTATTGACTCGGATACAGAGGACTCGGTGGACACTTGGGATGAGAGTGACAACAAAGTCAAAAAGGAAACCATTATTTGTTCACGGTTAGTAGACGATGGTAGTGCGCCATATCTTCAACTAAAGAGACACCCATGTGAAAATGTGGACAGTAGATCTGAACCTTCTAAGGAAAAGTTCCAAAGAATGGACACGTCCTCTGACGCTTCCTCAGTACCACTGCACCGGTCTAAACTTAAAGATACACAGTTTAACGAAGGGATGCAGGAAGATGGCTCTTActctataaaaaaaagtggacacCGACTTGAAACTGAAGATGGTACTGAGCATATTCAAGACAAGACATCAAATACAACTTTCAATGGCTCAGACAATCATATCATCAAGAAGGCAACCACAGATACACTGCTCCCATCATTGGGAAAAGTCTGCAGCCGGGCCTCATGTTCTATACAAAATAGAGGGTTAGCTAAAGAAATGGATGGTCTTTGTGGATCTGGCAGGGAAAAGCCTAAAAAACGCATACAATCATCTTATGAGTCAGCAGACCGGCGGCAGTCAGTGGACCAGTCTTCTTCACGTTGTAACAGTTTGATCCCACGTCTCTATTTTATCGATCCAGCTGATCCTCGTGATCCACTGAAACTTGTAAAAGGTCAACCGCTCCAAAGGCGGGATAAGGAAGACACTGTGGTTACCAAGGCCCCCTCAACAAGTAAAAAGATGCACTCCAGTGATGAGAATACTCAAGATACGTCTTTGAATAGAACTCAAGTCAACATAACCAATCCCAAACTGCTTTTAAGACATCGTTCATTATCCAACCAAGAAGGCCAGTCCATCTCCAGAAGTTTGTTACAGCCCGGAGAAACTGCCACCATATCTCATCAGTCAAAAATTTATGAAAGCACTTCTGTTCCAAAACATAATTTGAGTTCATCCAAACTAAGACATTCCTTTTCTCATCCATCAACATCATGCCATCCTTGGAGCAACACAAGAGACCAATCATTGAATGCAACCAGCCAATTATCAGCGGTTGAACGATTGAAAAATAACTGGAGGGAAACCTACTACCCAACGAAGAAAGACAGGAAAACTAGCACCGAGACAGAGGAGGCTTCCAGAACCTTGAATACTGAATCAAAGAGAGAAGCCTATCCACCATTGAGTCACCAGGAGAGGGCGGGTCACCAGGAAAGAGCAGGTCACCACGACAGACCACCCAGACAGAGACGCAACTCCAAAGAGTTTGAAACCAGTCTGATGAAGAGAGCCAAGATGGAAGCTGTGCAGTTGACAAGGGCAACAAATCGAAACAACTCTAGGGAACAAAGTGTGTTCTTTTCaaatcttttttactttttttgtttttttcaaaaataaattcacatgACAGTCCAATCAAAACTTGTCTAACCTGAATACATTTTCCTGATCCCCATTCTTACCACAGGAGGCTCCGTGGGTGGAGGTTACAAGTGGTCAGAGAAGTCAAAAGTGGTGAGGTCAAAGAAAGGTGACACTTTTCAATTTCCCCCTTGCATGGTTTGCCCCATGTATAATCACCACTCTTTTACAGCAGCCTGGTGCAGTGTATaagttggcttttttttttttccttttttttcttctttttttgagatACAGgtacattttttctttcttgtttttgtttgttgttttttgtaaagcAGGTTCCATAAAGAGGGGCGACAGATGGTCTCCCAGATCGGATAACTGACGACAAAACTCCTGTTCCAGTGGAGAAGAGGATTACTTGCAATGATGTCCAATAGAATTTAACTGAATGTTctgaattttaatgtttttccatttcattgtttttgcttAGGTTCCTcccgtaacttttaaatgtttcttcttttttatcccTCATAGAAAGTGAGAGATGgatatgtgtgtatgaatgtaaCCTTAATTATTCCTCTGTTTTAAGTTGATAATGGTTTTGTGTTGGTAGTACTTAAAATCACCTTTCAGTGCTTGTGATAATTCAGTGGTTTCCCACTATTTGAGGGACTGTGGCCCTTGGTGGGACATTATAACTAATTAAAAGctattgtttttgtaaaaaaaaaagtagtgaaTGATGTTTTGTAATTGAAACTATAAAGTATGTatgatcattatttttatttatttaattacaagTGACAGTAGTTAATTGGTTTCAGAGATAGGATTAGAGTTGTCATAGGTTTTGGTGGACTCTTCAAAATTTTAGAGCTCAATTTTGGAAGTTTGGTAATGATTATGTTTAgccatacagtacagtgtggtCTGTCAGAATTAGGGTGTCCAGATCTGGATTGTGAATCGAATGTTGATTGAAACACATCACGATCTTGACCtttgaaagcaaaggtggaatcgaGGATTCAACCACGCCCCTGTGTGACGTCTTCAACTGCCATCATCAACTGGTGATTGGGCAGCACCAAACAAACCCCCTCCCACTTCTCTGAAATCCCTAGTGGAAATATTTTGCAAACTTATTCAGTTGGGGCTacacggtggagtagtggttagcactctcgccttgcgccggttggaacaagggcctttctgcatggagtttgcatgttctccccgtgtgtgcgtgggttctctccgggttctccggcttc
This Solea solea chromosome 3, fSolSol10.1, whole genome shotgun sequence DNA region includes the following protein-coding sequences:
- the LOC131456407 gene encoding uncharacterized protein LOC131456407 isoform X2, which codes for MQPGCSSSQVGACPAFQHLRNVDALRSHQHHYVTPAPVAAAANIVKINMVAHQDPRELGVDGPSQRQQKNAELQFHRLQHYVTSCGFQQPRPADTMWTLQNSGHEPNADIYSPLNVTTQCSSANERSVMFLVNNNGQHKGSFPRGPNLNSNDTKQQRLLQSCLGTTTVATKDDTVDLTAQQHQYSLKKYHSSQQVEAPLKNGNLGSISLFSSLEKTKVNIEPSARTNLSIKMHCQSPQVKCSLGTLNCENPMIRTQTPGYSIEHQQQFTSPTTVLPRRPPTDDEIHKLIAEELEGYKRNENSKRNENSRRNAHLSDTLASNKARHVGSGVHHRSATGHTLPAYSSKDSRGNADLPWTCGQSTVTTATHSTEYPQIMMEVAPTCTKNEDDSPVVLTSTSGMTMIDLTKKKPNYISAEYINKNMHDAHNVPGISWAPNPIVSTGYDDVHAVTDVSVENRTKPSSVMTGSDTSLYRIQDIMQKKRKNSKDHLCPITDQEVVTHSKKTSSIGQIQILNVMSMSGDQIKQLWDLPSCERVMDSGSVNPHTHFSPEPPERSDKVQQSALSHQSQRLGAQTPNILKCPEYEDISDYELMPAIHTDLPCTEHVDLDVLVCHENQQMEKLNAETHLKGTNRKRSQFENEGQFQMKGDNISDDTSREQNCSCPCFVETDSGFQQVLCPKCDRERHFLSCSPDNLSDGDETDEMDDYMVVPLSMIDLEYESAEEIHDFPENTIPDDSQSEDIEFQSASESSTASVPSPIEVFDTIASFILSKRTTVQFPPDRSTPDHEMNSDTGGSHTPRHMIGSHSEHEDSSETENSCDYSSEAEHNYLTASKCVFKKRSAPATDQSADEKENEPNKATSVQNGQRKSSVKLGCIQKLKALIKSNACSKGAKSKTNSQRNSKAQGKFVDSDWEDESDYNCKIKAKRKRLSSSSSVGSPEASCSQQRGHPHQTVDSQSPQSGSELHETQFKEVIKTVGSSGADPDHVQHAANRKDIPKDGIIIIDSDTEDSVDTWDESDNKVKKETIICSRLVDDGSAPYLQLKRHPCENVDSRSEPSKEKFQRMDTSSDASSVPLHRSKLKDTQFNEGMQEDGSYSIKKSGHRLETEDGTEHIQDKTSNTTFNGSDNHIIKKATTDTLLPSLGKVCSRASCSIQNRGLAKEMDGLCGSGREKPKKRIQSSYESADRRQSVDQSSSRCNSLIPRLYFIDPADPRDPLKLVKGQPLQRRDKEDTVVTKAPSTSKKMHSSDENTQDTSLNRTQVNITNPKLLLRHRSLSNQEGQSISRSLLQPGETATISHQSKIYESTSVPKHNLSSSKLRHSFSHPSTSCHPWSNTRDQSLNATSQLSAVERLKNNWRETYYPTKKDRKTSTETEEASRTLNTESKREAYPPLSHQERAGHQERAGHHDRPPRQRRNSKEFETSLMKRAKMEAVQLTRATNRNNSREQRGSVGGGYKWSEKSKVVRSKKGSIKRGDRWSPRSDN
- the LOC131456407 gene encoding uncharacterized protein LOC131456407 isoform X3, producing MQPGCSSSQVGACPAFQHLRNVDALRSHQHHYVTPAPVAAAANIVKINMVAHQDPRELGVDGPSQRQQKNAELQFHRLQHYVTSCGFQQPRPADTMWTLQNSGHEPNADIYSPLNVTTQCSSANERSVMFLVNNNGQHKGSFPRGPNLNSNDTKQQRLLQSCLGTTTVATKDDTVDLTAQQHQYSLKKYHSSQQVEAPLKNGNLGSISLFSSLEKTKVNIEPSARTNLSIKMHCQSPQVKCSLGTLNCENPMIRTQTPGYSIEHQQQFTSPTTVLPRRPPTDDEIHKLIAEELEGYKRNENSKRNENSRRNAHLSDTLASNKARHVGSGVHHRSATGHTLPAYSSKDSRGNADLPWTCGQSTVTTATHSTEYPQIMMEVAPTCTKNEDDSPVVLTSTSGMTMIDLTKKKPNYISAEYINKNMHDAHNVPGISWAPNPIVSTGYDDVHAVTDVSVENRTKPSSVMTGSDTSLYRIQDIMQKKRKNSKDHLCPITDQEVVTHSKKTSSIGQIQILNVMSMSGDQIKQLWDLPSCERVMDSGSVNPHTHFSPEPPERSDKVQQSALSHQSQRLGAQTPNILKCPEYEDISDYELMPAIHTDLPCTEHVDLDVLVCHENQQMEKLNAETHLKGTNRKRSQFENEGQFQMKGDNISDDTSREQNCSCPCFVETDSGFQQVLCPKCDRERHFLSCSPDNLSDGDETDEMDDYMVVPLSMIDLEYESAEEIHDFPENTIPDDSQSEDIEFQSASESSTASVPSPIEVFDTIASFILSKRTTVQFPPDRSTPDHEMNSDTGGSHTPRHMIGSHSEHEDSSETENSCDYSSEAEHNYLTASKCVFKKRSAPATDQSADEKENEPNKATSVQNGQRKSSVKLGCIQKLKALIKSNACSKGAKSKTNSQRNSKAQGKFVDSDWEDESDYNCKIKAKRKRLSSSSSVGSPEASCSQQRGHPHQTVDSQSPQSGSELHETQFKEVIKTVGSSGADPDHVQHAANRKDIPKDGIIIIDSDTEDSVDTWDESDNKVKKETIICSRLVDDGSAPYLQLKRHPCENVDSRSEPSKEKFQRMDTSSDASSVPLHRSKLKDTQFNEGMQEDGSYSIKKSGHRLETEDGTEHIQDKTSNTTFNGSDNHIIKKATTDTLLPSLGKVCSRASCSIQNRGLAKEMDGLCGSGREKPKKRIQSSYESADRRQSVDQSSSRCNSLIPRLYFIDPADPRDPLKLVKGQPLQRRDKEDTVVTKAPSTSKKMHSSDENTQDTSLNRTQVNITNPKLLLRHRSLSNQEGQSISRSLLQPGETATISHQSKIYESTSVPKHNLSSSKLRHSFSHPSTSCHPWSNTRDQSLNATSQLSAVERLKNNWRETYYPTKKDRKTSTETEEASRTLNTESKREAYPPLSHQERAGHQERAGHHDRPPRQRRNSKEFETSLMKRAKMEAVQLTRATNRNNSREQRGSVGGGYKWSEKSKVQVP
- the LOC131456407 gene encoding uncharacterized protein LOC131456407 isoform X4; this translates as MQPGCSSSQVGACPAFQHLRNVDALRSHQHHYVTPAPVAAAANIVKINMVAHQDPRELGVDGPSQRQQKNAELQFHRLQHYVTSCGFQQPRPADTMWTLQNSGHEPNADIYSPLNVTTQCSSANERSVMFLVNNNGQHKGSFPRGPNLNSNDTKQQRLLQSCLGTTTVATKDDTVDLTAQQHQYSLKKYHSSQQVEAPLKNGNLGSISLFSSLEKTKVNIEPSARTNLSIKMHCQSPQVKCSLGTLNCENPMIRTQTPGYSIEHQQQFTSPTTVLPRRPPTDDEIHKLIAEELEGYKRNENSKRNENSRRNAHLSDTLASNKARHVGSGVHHRSATGHTLPAYSSKDSRGNADLPWTCGQSTVTTATHSTEYPQIMMEVAPTCTKNEDDSPVVLTSTSGMTMIDLTKKKPNYISAEYINKNMHDAHNVPGISWAPNPIVSTGYDDVHAVTDVSVENRTKPSSVMTGSDTSLYRIQDIMQKKRKNSKDHLCPITDQEVVTHSKKTSSIGQIQILNVMSMSGDQIKQLWDLPSCERVMDSGSVNPHTHFSPEPPERSDKVQQSALSHQSQRLGAQTPNILKCPEYEDISDYELMPAIHTDLPCTEHVDLDVLVCHENQQMEKLNAETHLKGTNRKRSQFENEGQFQMKGDNISDDTSREQNCSCPCFVETDSGFQQVLCPKCDRERHFLSCSPDNLSDGDETDEMDDYMVVPLSMIDLEYESAEEIHDFPENTIPDDSQSEDIEFQSASESSTASVPSPIEVFDTIASFILSKRTTVQFPPDRSTPDHEMNSDTGGSHTPRHMIGSHSEHEDSSETENSCDYSSEAEHNYLTASKCVFKKRSAPATDQSADEKENEPNKATSVQNGQRKSSVKLGCIQKLKALIKSNACSKGAKSKTNSQRNSKAQGKFVDSDWEDESDYNCKIKAKRKRLSSSSSVGSPEASCSQQRGHPHQTVDSQSPQSGSELHETQFKEVIKTVGSSGADPDHVQHAANRKDIPKDGIIIIDSDTEDSVDTWDESDNKVKKETIICSRLVDDGSAPYLQLKRHPCENVDSRSEPSKEKFQRMDTSSDASSVPLHRSKLKDTQFNEGMQEDGSYSIKKSGHRLETEDGTEHIQDKTSNTTFNGSDNHIIKKATTDTLLPSLGKVCSRASCSIQNRGLAKEMDGLCGSGREKPKKRIQSSYESADRRQSVDQSSSRCNSLIPRLYFIDPADPRDPLKLVKGQPLQRRDKEDTVVTKAPSTSKKMHSSDENTQDTSLNRTQVNITNPKLLLRHRSLSNQEGQSISRSLLQPGETATISHQSKIYESTSVPKHNLSSSKLRHSFSHPSTSCHPWSNTRDQSLNATSQLSAVERLKNNWRETYYPTKKDRKTSTETEEASRTLNTESKREAYPPLSHQERAGHQERAGHHDRPPRQRRNSKEFETSLMKRAKMEAVQLTRATNRNNSREQRGSVGGGYKWSEKSKVVP
- the LOC131456407 gene encoding uncharacterized protein LOC131456407 isoform X1 — protein: MQPGCSSSQVGACPAFQHLRNVDALRSHQHHYVTPAPVAAAANIVKINMVAHQDPRELGVDGPSQRQQKNAELQFHRLQHYVTSCGFQQPRPADTMWTLQNSGHEPNADIYSPLNVTTQCSSANERSVMFLVNNNGQHKGSFPRGPNLNSNDTKQQRLLQSCLGTTTVATKDDTVDLTAQQHQYSLKKYHSSQQVEAPLKNGNLGSISLFSSLEKTKVNIEPSARTNLSIKMHCQSPQVKCSLGTLNCENPMIRTQTPGYSIEHQQQFTSPTTVLPRRPPTDDEIHKLIAEELEGYKRNENSKRNENSRRNAHLSDTLASNKARHVGSGVHHRSATGHTLPAYSSKDSRGNADLPWTCGQSTVTTATHSTEYPQIMMEVAPTCTKNEDDSPVVLTSTSGMTMIDLTKKKPNYISAEYINKNMHDAHNVPGISWAPNPIVSTGYDDVHAVTDVSVENRTKPSSVMTGSDTSLYRIQDIMQKKRKNSKDHLCPITDQEVVTHSKKTSSIGQIQILNVMSMSGDQIKQLWDLPSCERVMDSGSVNPHTHFSPEPPERSDKVQQSALSHQSQRLGAQTPNILKCPEYEDISDYELMPAIHTDLPCTEHVDLDVLVCHENQQMEKLNAETHLKGTNRKRSQFENEGQFQMKGDNISDDTSREQNCSCPCFVETDSGFQQVLCPKCDRERHFLSCSPDNLSDGDETDEMDDYMVVPLSMIDLEYESAEEIHDFPENTIPDDSQSEDIEFQSASESSTASVPSPIEVFDTIASFILSKRTTVQFPPDRSTPDHEMNSDTGGSHTPRHMIGSHSEHEDSSETENSCDYSSEAEHNYLTASKCVFKKRSAPATDQSADEKENEPNKATSVQNGQRKSSVKLGCIQKLKALIKSNACSKGAKSKTNSQRNSKAQGKFVDSDWEDESDYNCKIKAKRKRLSSSSSVGSPEASCSQQRGHPHQTVDSQSPQSGSELHETQFKEVIKTVGSSGADPDHVQHAANRKDIPKDGIIIIDSDTEDSVDTWDESDNKVKKETIICSRLVDDGSAPYLQLKRHPCENVDSRSEPSKEKFQRMDTSSDASSVPLHRSKLKDTQFNEGMQEDGSYSIKKSGHRLETEDGTEHIQDKTSNTTFNGSDNHIIKKATTDTLLPSLGKVCSRASCSIQNRGLAKEMDGLCGSGREKPKKRIQSSYESADRRQSVDQSSSRCNSLIPRLYFIDPADPRDPLKLVKGQPLQRRDKEDTVVTKAPSTSKKMHSSDENTQDTSLNRTQVNITNPKLLLRHRSLSNQEGQSISRSLLQPGETATISHQSKIYESTSVPKHNLSSSKLRHSFSHPSTSCHPWSNTRDQSLNATSQLSAVERLKNNWRETYYPTKKDRKTSTETEEASRTLNTESKREAYPPLSHQERAGHQERAGHHDRPPRQRRNSKEFETSLMKRAKMEAVQLTRATNRNNSREQRGSVGGGYKWSEKSKVVRSKKGDTFQFPPCMVCPMYNHHSFTAAWCSV